One part of the Peptococcaceae bacterium 1198_IL3148 genome encodes these proteins:
- a CDS encoding sulfite exporter TauE/SafE family protein, which translates to MNFLIMLISAFGIGALHALEPGHGKSIMGAYLILSRGRAIHAVVLGLTSAITHTTVIVVMSLAAHGVIGAAANQTGLADNQTVELWLKAVSGLLITLIGLRMALRRTSGCSCGCNGRHVHHRPAVGNTGEWLSLIGLGVTSGMLICPSALAIMLMSISTNAIASGIVLVIAFGIGGAVSLIAVGLILLKLSKGASNIISHSGWSRLANLSGVLITAIGFFTCYGAVKSLWGA; encoded by the coding sequence ATGAATTTTCTGATCATGCTGATATCAGCCTTTGGCATCGGTGCGTTACATGCGTTGGAGCCAGGACACGGTAAAAGCATTATGGGTGCCTATTTAATCCTATCCCGGGGCCGAGCCATTCATGCGGTGGTGCTGGGCCTAACCTCTGCCATCACCCATACCACTGTAATTGTGGTGATGTCTTTGGCTGCCCACGGTGTTATTGGCGCCGCCGCCAACCAAACGGGGTTGGCGGATAATCAAACGGTGGAACTATGGTTAAAGGCCGTTTCCGGCCTGCTGATTACGTTAATTGGTTTAAGGATGGCGTTGCGTCGGACTTCCGGTTGCAGTTGTGGCTGCAATGGCCGTCATGTTCACCACCGGCCAGCGGTGGGTAATACCGGGGAGTGGTTGTCGCTAATTGGCTTAGGGGTCACCAGCGGCATGTTGATTTGCCCCAGCGCTTTGGCCATCATGTTGATGAGCATCAGCACCAACGCCATCGCCAGTGGCATTGTTTTGGTGATCGCCTTTGGCATCGGCGGTGCCGTTTCTTTAATCGCAGTGGGGTTGATATTGTTAAAATTATCCAAAGGGGCCAGCAACATCATCAGCCACAGCGGTTGGTCCAGATTGGCCAACCTAAGCGGCGTCCTCATCACCGCCATTGGCTTCTTCACCTGCTA
- a CDS encoding L-threonylcarbamoyladenylate synthase, whose product MNQHTKYWQINNIEHDNPAIKEAGQVLRQGGLVAFPTETVYGLGANALNGPAVEGIFKAKGRPADNPLIVHIATTTAVAQVANVNNPQAEKLMQAFWPGPLTLVLPKTNVLPDEVTAGLDTVGVRMPNHPVALALIEAAGVPIAAPSANLSGSPSPTTAQHVLDDLTGRIAGVLDGGPANLGVESTVLDVTTQVPTILRPGGVTAEQIKAVCGAVCYDPALDQQPNQNITPRSPGVKYKHYSPQAPTVLLEGRQDLILQRLLELFKQYRAQGKQVGILTGAENADKFPGATVLSYGKGRDPAAAAAALYASLRQFDQLGVDVILAEGIPDTGLGRAVMDRLRRAAGGNIQHL is encoded by the coding sequence ATGAATCAACATACTAAATACTGGCAAATTAATAACATAGAGCATGATAACCCGGCAATTAAAGAAGCGGGCCAAGTACTGCGGCAGGGGGGCTTGGTGGCCTTTCCCACCGAAACGGTATACGGCTTAGGGGCCAATGCCCTGAATGGCCCGGCGGTAGAAGGGATATTTAAAGCCAAAGGCCGCCCGGCAGATAACCCGTTGATAGTACACATAGCCACCACCACCGCGGTGGCCCAGGTGGCCAACGTCAATAATCCCCAGGCAGAAAAACTGATGCAAGCCTTTTGGCCCGGCCCATTGACGCTGGTGTTGCCTAAAACTAATGTGTTGCCGGATGAAGTAACCGCCGGTTTAGACACTGTTGGTGTGCGGATGCCCAACCACCCGGTGGCGCTGGCGCTAATTGAGGCCGCCGGCGTACCCATTGCCGCCCCCAGCGCCAACCTGTCCGGCAGTCCCAGCCCCACCACCGCCCAGCATGTGCTGGATGACTTAACGGGGCGCATTGCCGGCGTGTTGGATGGCGGCCCGGCCAACCTGGGAGTGGAATCGACGGTTTTGGACGTCACCACCCAGGTGCCCACCATTTTGCGGCCCGGCGGCGTCACCGCCGAACAAATCAAAGCGGTATGCGGCGCTGTTTGCTATGATCCGGCTTTGGATCAGCAACCCAATCAAAATATCACCCCGCGCTCGCCGGGGGTTAAATATAAACACTATTCACCGCAGGCCCCAACAGTGCTACTGGAGGGTCGGCAGGATTTGATCTTGCAGCGGTTGCTGGAACTGTTCAAACAATACCGAGCCCAGGGTAAACAGGTGGGCATTCTCACCGGTGCTGAAAACGCCGATAAATTTCCCGGAGCCACAGTGTTGTCCTACGGCAAAGGTCGAGACCCAGCGGCAGCGGCGGCGGCTCTGTACGCATCATTGCGCCAGTTTGATCAGTTGGGGGTAGATGTTATTTTGGCCGAAGGCATTCCGGACACCGGTTTGGGCCGGGCAGTAATGGACAGATTAAGAAGAGCGGCTGGTGGCAACATCCAGCACCTATAG